The DNA window CAACCataatacaaacacacacacatatacagCCAAAAGGAAACGCTCGAAATCTCCGAATTTTTTGTTACCTTTAATGATTTGAGAGGGATCGCGAACATCGACTTGACAATAAGAAGCAAGACCTGACGCAAGAGCATCACGAAGGACAGAGTCACCATGATTAGAGTCAGCATCGAGTTGCAAGGAGGGAGTCGAATCGGCGACTCGAACGATCCAATCACCGACTTGAAGGAGACGTGTAACAAGCGATCGGCCTAAAAAGCCCCGGCCACCGAGCACCACGACGCAAGTTCTTTGGGCTCCTCTAGGGTTTATCAAATCGTCAACGATCGCCATTTTTAGAGGATTTTGATTAATGTTCTTGAAATTTGGGGGTTTGGGAATTTTTTATAACTGAGGAAAGAATTGGCGGGGAAACTGTGCGTGCGTTTATTGATACTCTTAATTGTTGGTGGGTCCCATAGGATctgctttcctttttctttgttttttcctacaCATAGGTTGATGGTGAAGGGTATATTCGAAACTCGGAATCAGTTTATGTGACAGTTCTAAATCTTGATACGGAGATTATCCAAGTATAAAACTTGGGTTATAAATTAATAGTGTTGATTcgtgttaattaaaattaatttaaatttaaatattctttttaaaaaatattgataggTTTCTGATCGAGTTTTAGTTAGGTTAAGATTGTGAATCAATTCAAATAGGATCAGGTTAAttcattcctattttttttctttgttaatttagaCAAATTACTAGGTTATAAATCCACCTAACAAgacatttagattttttaactgGATTTATACGTCgatcaaaattatgtttttttttatcatcaagtgtgtttcttaaattattaaaaaaaaatttaaagcctgtttgaaaatgtggttagagttacttttcaaaatatttttcattccgaaatatattaaaataatattttttttattttttaaaattattttttagatcattatATCAAAacgaactaaaaataaaaaaataaatttttttaaataaatgttttgaaCACATGGGTTAGCCtacatttctgaataaaaaaaaatcatatatatagttAACTAGTAGTATAGTACATTCATCTAGTCCTTtttgcttattttataaatacacaaaacttaaaaaacgAGCTATCCTAAAATTCAATGGATCCACAGAGGGACgatttgaataaaacaaaagaaaacataaacttTGACATAAAAGCTAACTTGAAAAGGAATTTGCTTTCTTGAAACTTCAGAACATCCTCCTTTTAGCCCCCTTTTGTTGTTGTATTCTAAATGGGGTTGcacaaaatttaatatttttttgtttaattttttatttatagttttatatcgttttaatgtgctgatatcaaaaataatttttaaaaataaaacaatatattattttaatatattctcaaataaaaaacactttaaaaaacaactattttcattaaaaacattaaaagtaaAAGTTGCTTATGATGTGCCTTTTGAATAGCAAGAAAGTGGCTTAAAAAGAGAGACAACGCCCCCTCATCTGCTTGACATGGTGATGGAAGCTTATGTAGAATGTTACGAGGTTTCCAAGGCTACGAGATTCCTAatccttcttttgtttttataacttttaatatagttttgatGTGAATAAATGATATGTTTTTAATCGGAATTAAAGagatcaatttatttatattaggtGAAAGTTGGcccatatattaattttattgaaccCTCTTCAATTAAATAGGTCAGCTTGGAgggttagattttaaattaattagggTGGAGGTTGACTTagtcaaatttaattaaattcatgggttagattttaaattaattttttttaaaatacacttttaaaagtATAGCAGGATCTCTCATGAAAGACGTGACTGTGCCTGCCAACTTCATGGATTTGGTGCCAGTTTCTTCAATGGGAGAGGGGAGTGATGTCAGATCTTTTTCAGCTTTATTTGGTAAACCCATCCATCACCCACCATACCACAAAGccaaaagaaacaaacacacGAAGCAGATAGAGGTAAGCAACCTCTCCCACGACACAAGACACAAGTCTCTGCCATACCTAGCCcaattccttgttttttttctagcatgGAGGGGCCAGATTTCTTCCTAACTCCACGAAAACCAGCCTTCATTTGCTGGTGTCACACCATGATAAAGCAATTCATTATTCACCCCACAAACGCCATTGATTAATAAATGGTGCAGAGTGGTTTTCCTAGCTGCAAGTGTTTAGGAGTCATGGCAAAAGGCATCGTGGTCCCTCAGTGTCTGTCTCCTAAATTTTAAGTTCCTAGTTCCATGCTCTGTTCTAAACCACTACCATCGCCTGAATCCATGTTTTTCTTTCAGTGTCGAGGTTGACTAGGTCACACATATCTAATCTAATTGACTCAGCAGAGAAATATCAACTTCAGGGATTAGGCCGAGTATAATAACTATGTGTTGGAGCAGATTATCCACGTCAATAAATATTCAcggcaaaaaggaaaaaagaagaagtaatgCAGCCTCACGGACTCCAGCCaacttttttactttagttttgGTATTTCGTTTTCTGAATTTATAATCAAAAAGAGAAAATCCAGCTCTCCATCTTTGAACCAGCTGAACATAATTCACGCTACATGGAGCGGCACTTGCCGAACAGCACAGTCAAAGCTCTTGCCAAGTCCAACTTCAGTCGAACAGCAGAAAAATAAGTGTTTACAGTAGTGGAAGAAATGGCACCATGCCTGAACCAGAAGCAGAAATGAATACCTTCTTCGCAATGTTTTCACAGCTAATAAAAGCTGAGCTGGTACGGAATTAAACCATTTTATCCAAATAGAAGAAAGCAGGATTTGCTATTTCTTTTGGTTAGAGAATCCGAAGGAAATTCAAGATATCAAAACCCGCAGAGAATAATACATAGCTGAATCACCTATCCTATAACAAGTTGATAATCTTGTATGTGATCTAAAAATTGTCCTTCGCTTGGCGGATGACGCCTAAGGTTTCTGAATCACTTGCTGTTGCTGGAATGTTCAAGGTCTGCCGGATTTCTGTACTTGATGTACGGAGGAAAGGATTGCAAGCCTTTTCAACCTTTAGCTTAGTTGGAATCTGATAAGACAGAAAAACTCACGTTCTATGCTaaacttttaaaagataaaatttaaagttcaatggcaagcaaagaaaataaaaaacacatccaGGACTatgaaattaaatcaagttgatCGATAATTTATGAAGATTGTTGATGTCTAAGGAACTCAGCTTGCGAGCTACTTCAAGTTTACTGAAACTGAATACCATTTCAAGGCGTATCCGTGAGGAAGGTTGTGCGGttctacaaaattaaaaactctaataGCCGGAGCCAGGCAGGAAAACTAAGGACATAAAACTTTATGTGCTTCTATAAAGCCAAAGAGGGTATGTACTCACGTACAGTAGCACACACATGACTCATCCCTTGAAAGGCAAATGCTTGACTTGCAACTGAATTTGGTGCCTATATCTGCTTCCAAAAGGCAAGATACCTTTCAAAAGTCAATGTTTCAGTTTGAAACATCATGAGCTCAATCATGGATAGGAATCTCTAACGAGTTGAAGGGCTATGTGAGCGCTGTCAAGACTGATAGGAGGcacaaatcataaaatcaattttcattctAGATCACAAAGATAGGAAATAAGAAAATCCAGCGGCACCACTCCGTTGCTATATTCTCCTGGCCTTGTACTAGAGGCATAGGATTGGATCCTGCTCTCATTGTGAACTTGAGGGTAGGGGTGGGTTCAGGCATTGTGGCAGCCCATCATTGATTAGTTAtttcaaaagaacaaataaaaaggcTTACGACTCACTGTTGGCAAACTTTTGCTGCGAAGATGTGCTATGTGGGCTGCATAGGACTGGAGTGCCTCGTTATTTGGTTCTATAGACAGTGCAAACTTTGAGTTACTCTGTCAGAAAAGATGCATCGTAGTTAGGGCCTTGATCTTTGACCTTTAGTAGATCATGCAAGCAggatacaaaaaacaaagataacagTGACCAACCAATGTATATTCGTGACCACAATATATATTTGTATCATCAGGCAGTGACACGATTTTCTTGAGGGAAGAAAGCATCTGCAACAAAGACAATCAGATGCTATAGTATTAAATCATCatgaaacaagaagaaaagggcAACCAGTTTCCACAATGCCTACAAACAATTTTTAACAACGAAATATTGACTGCAGAAAGGCATTACATACATTTAATAATCAAGTGACTAGCTTCATCTTGTATTCTGTTGGTTAATTAAGAGGCCTGCTATTTGGATTACACAATTGGAAGTAGTTCTATCCCATCCTCCAATGTTTCACCCAATCATCTCAAGATTGCAGGGATGTCCCCTtctaactataaaatatttcattaaatgtACAACTTGTAAACTGTAAAGTAAAGacagaaatttagaaaaattaactgaaaagaaaacaatttttttggaGGTTCAAAATCACAGATCTCTTTTTATTGGGCGGTGAAAGCTAGGGAATTTATCAGCATTCAAGTTCAGAAAATATGTATCATTAACAATTCAATACTCTTCAAGTCAAAAGGATGAAATGattcttttgaaaataatttcacCTTGCAGATTCATGTACTGAAACGTTTTTTCTCAAATAGGAAAGTCCAACCCAATATGTGCATCATTAGATATAGTTTTGAACCTCAGAATAATGGTAAAACGAAGAACAAATGTCAAGAATTACCTGCTCAGGTGTTCCTTCAAAAAGCTTGCCACATGATAAACTAAATAAAGTGTCTCCGGTAAAAATAGCCCCAGAACCAGGAAAGTAGAAACTAATGTGGCctacaataacaattaaatgaacGCTGAACGTCAGAACAACAAAAACTGCAGTAGCTGCATAACCATGAAGTCTTACACTCTTTACTCCTCCCAAAACCAACAAGAGAAGTCCGTCCACCACCCTACTAGAAATAACCAGCGCTATCCATGCATGCAATTAACTAGAAAATATGAAGACACGACTGAAATTTACTgacaaaattgacaaaatttctGTTTTGGTTTAGATGAAGCCAACAAAAAAATGTCTGtttcacctttattttttgtattgagTCTATACCACACATCCCATGCAACTGGATAATCTCCAAACAGAAAATTCTAAGATCCCCATTTTAATGGCATGCAAGACAGATATTGGAAGCTATGACCTGTTGCAGCCTTCCAATGTGCAATGCATTTATAACTATTTCATGTGACTTGGATTTTATATTGGCGTTTTACATATTTCATGAGTTTTATTCTAAGTAGTGAATCACAAGTTCATGCTTCTAgaaaatgcattattttttcttttttggaacgCCATGGAAATGCATTGATTTAACATGCATTTTCAGTGTCATTTCAAAATtaacagaagaaaagaaaccatTGTGACATTATAATGATATGATTCTCATGAATATCTATCATCGACAGGATTTCCTAATGTTAGATCAATCAATAAGGAAATACAACCTCGGGTATGGCCAGGAGTGTCCATTACTTGCACTTCATGGCCTGCAAACATCCACTTATCCCCATCATTCAGAACTATATCAATGCCAGGAATCCTATCTTTGTCGACTCCCGAACCAATTACCTACAAACAAGAAGTGGAACTGTAAAAACTACAGAAAATTTTGAGAGCTACTTTACAAACAACCATGCAGGACTCTCTTAATACTCAATGAAGAATCCTCAGCATTCATTGAAAACCTTAGACTAAGCTAAGTTTCAAGAATTAGACTCAATACAAGCAGATTTAAAACGGTGAATAGAAACTCTGGCTTTTGACCATTATAAGGCTCTTGTATCAAAGCTCCTTGAATTCATCTAATCTCATCCAATGTAAGTtgggagaagaaagaaaatgggaACCCAGTTGCATACCTTTGCACCATATCTTGCTTTCAACTCTTGATTCCCACCTGTGTgatcatgatgatgatgagtattTAGTATATAAGTTAAGTTCCAGTTTTTCCGACTTAAAGCATCTATAACAGGTGTAGCTTCAGACGGATCGACAACTCCAACTGTGCCTGTATCCTCGTCATGTAAGAGATATGCATAATTGTCCTTAAGACATGGCACCTGAAGCAATGAAGGTAGCAAAAAATGATACGAGGCATCCATTCACAATAAGAGCACTCAACACTTCAAAATTACAACAGTGcttgcaaaataaaaacatcacagATTCTTACCAATTCAATTTGCAATGAGGATGACATATTAGAAACACTGCAAAACTGGGCAACTTTGAGTGTTCGACTTGCTCCACGCAAGGTTTTAAATGGCGTAGACAACAAACGCGTGAATGCATACACAAGACCTTTACTAAGGCTAAGTTGCCTCATGCCTGGCAATATGCAAAGCCCACTCCTCACCTAACAATGTAAGAGAAACAAATATAAGGTCCTGGATCTCAATCTCCACAGTTTTAGCAAGTATATATCCACTACATCACCAGAAATAAACACCAAACCTATTCCACAAAGAAGGAAAATCATCTCCTGCTATGAAAAACCAAATGCAGCAAATGGAAAGTGATAGATGGACGAAATCATTTGCATTAGAAAggccaaaaaatatatacagaAAGTTCAGCTTCTCAAGATGATTTCCTGTCTTCAAAAGCTCATATGTCTACATACAATTCACCAATTATGCCTTCTCCTCAACttccacaaaaaataaaacaaagtgccCATTACATCAAATCACTTGATTCTTTACTATCCAACCAATTAAACTTCTGGTAAAAAACCTACATCACCACtaggagaagaaaaatgaacttTCACCATTCCTTCTACCTCCACTATCAAAACTAGTACAAAACAGTAAATGGGCTTTCTTAAAAGAAgttaaaaatgaaaactttaaacaaaaaacaagcaaataatactccaaaacaaaacagaagCAAGGATTCTCCAATCTCTCAAATGGGTTCAGACATCAAGATCACTCATTTCCCATAAAGAAAGAgactttaaagtttaaaccaaCACTAAAGTACAAAAcattcaacaaaatcaaatgggTCTTGAGTAAACAAGAAATGGAAGCAAGCAACCCCACCCTGGAGCAAGGGAGGGTAGCCATGGCACAGGATGCTTTGGAGATCATCTGCATCACTTCACTCcccttcttttatttctctgtttttttttttctagagagagaaagatagaGAGAGTTATTCTGGATGGGTGTGGGTTGGCACCTGaataattatgatgaatattattattgaagtaATTTGGTGACTAACAAGGAAAATGGGTCGGCAGAATTGGAAtgctaaaaaatgatttttaaaaaaaaatatatatataattattttataatttagttgtttttatatttatttttcatgctgaaaaaaattacaatttatattttcttgtatgTGTAACAATTTACACtctaaattttcttataatttagtCTATTTTACCTTCAACTAATAATgtgatttttcaaaacatgtaGAGGagatataaaaacaactaaattattattttttctttatcatttgaaaaaagatattcttagattaattaacatattaaatcatatcAGATTGGTATCCCATCATTATCATAAAAATGCACAtagaagaataatattttttatattgtttttagatatttttttattaataaatatattcttaacaGCTTGAATACCAAATGAGGATTAATTTACTTGAATAATATCAAAGATGTATTATTAACctaatacatttaaagaaattttataaatttttgagtgatcttgatatttaaatctaataaattaatgaaagatTAATACAGAAAATTACTTGACAAATGCCCTTCACACATTTGTTTTGGTGTCCAATGGGATTATCAttgtcacttttttttattgttaaatatcaTTAGCctcttattttgtttgatttttttttctattttaatggactgcaatttttttattttgatattattctacttaatttttgtttggttttattCATGACAGAAGATATGATAAAATCAtctaaagatatttaattttttttatttttaaaacgtaaattATGCCGCGTTCCAAAAGGCGCAGAGAAATAGATGGGAATGCGATGATCTGGAAAAGTCCAAACAACAGACAAAAATTCGAGACGTTAGGTCCAACAGTGTTTTCAGGCCATGTTGAGGAGGTCCCACCTTTCCTTTGAAGGGCCCCTCACCATATATTAAAGGATCCATTTCATCtgattttgctatttttaatggaaaataaaatattgtggaGATCGAACCTCTATGGCACATGCCCGGTCTATGAGCTATCTACTTGGCACAAGTTGCCCTGTTTAAACCACAAAAAAGATTTCATGCAGATGAAGTTTTAACTGATAAACAATCCTTAATCCATCCAAACCATAAGAATTTTCAATGATTAGCCTCAAAATTGTCCATTAATTTACTGTCAACTCAAATAACGAGAGCCCACTTAAACCTTACTGGCTGAATTGCCATGTCAACTTGGGCAAGGTATTTGTTGCTGGTGAGTCTCTAATGTTACAACAACAGCAATACAACAGGAGGTGCAACAGCATGACATGCTTTAGACAGGCAATGCTGCCTTCAGAAATCTGAAACTTGGTATCTCTTTCAGTTGCAAGACACAGATGGAACCAGCCATGGAAAGCTTATAGTTCATCCTGCAAAAGGAAAGTTCCGAGCTCAGACTAAATTATTTGAACTAAAGCATGAAACAGTTTTCAGTGAAGATAATGTATCATTGTTCAGAAAGCCTCAAGCTGAATACTGTCTTCATTGCCAAGACATTGATGATGTAACAGTTTACCTTAGAGTTCATTTgctagaattgttttttgtttaataaaaaatataggcaccatttttttatgaaatgcaatgaaaaataaaaggcttGAGCCAAGTAATTCCTGCCTACGGTAGAGATGTGCCATTGATCTTTTACCACTTGCTATGATGCTATTGAAAAAAGTTCTACAATGggaaaaatgagagaaagagTGCCAAATATATGCTTACATGGTAATCATCCAAGTAATCCCGAGGATCGTGCTGCAAAAGAATCTTATTATGTTAAATCACATTCACtaaagaaataaagagcatCACAATGATCATGAtcaaaaaatgatgttttactTCTGTGACTCCTTGGCTGTTCATCTCTCTTTCTCAATAAAACATTATGAAAAGATCATCTGAAAATGGTTTTATGAGTAGTACCTCACATTTTTAAATGGTTTGGAGCATCAGAAgaagtttatttatttgagcATGGGATATCATATAAAGTTAATTCAGCTACCAATCAAGAGATGCAAGATTAAAAGTATCAACTAAGTTTTGATgagaagaaataaagagataCTATACCCTTCTACGAGGCTTCCTGTAGCCCCTTTCTTTCCTCCTCTTTTCACCTTCCTCTCTAGCTCTCTGAGCTTCCTACTCATGCAATGATTCAAATCAATTGGACAGTGCTCAAAAAAGTGGTTAAAAGTAgagttatagaaaaaaattgcatatttcCAAAAGCAAGTAAACAAAGTAAGTCACCTCTTCTTCTCGAGCTCTTCTCACTTTCTCTGCTTCCTCAAAGGCATCTTTTTCGATCTGGAATGTACATAAAATGATAATCCAAATCAGGCCATATTCCTCAGAACCAATCAGCCACATGGACTATAAAATTGATAATTCACCTCTCTATTCTGGAATACATCTTTCACAATTTCTCTCGCATATTGTGGGTCATCACAGATCAATATATTGTCAAAAATTGAACCAGCCTTCACCTGCAATGCAATATTTGATCTTATCAGATTACAGTAACTCAGTATGGGTCTTATTAGAAGCATAAATCCAAACTCcactgaaaacaaaaattatgaaagaGTTCAATCATTCTGCCAAAAACGCACAAAAACGCACAATGAGAAGTTCAAATCAGTTTCAAATGGCAAGGCAGCTTGGTTATTTGGACAAATCAAAGACTTGAGTACAAATCAAAGACTTGAGTACAAATCCAAACTCCTCAAGAGGGTAGAAATGAGCCAAAAAGCCATTACAACCGGAAATGAATTGAAATCAATAGATTTTCAATTTAGAATGtatttgaatataataaaatgtgTTATCTTGCCTAATCAGATGACTTCAGATAAGCAAAGCCAGGTTATATAAGAGTGACAAATGTATTTGTCAGATCAGATAaaacaaccattttttttatttcaaataacaaaattttacTCTTTTTGGTATTATTAGTCTGCTGCTTTTCCCCAAACAATTTATATCAAGGATCTCCTGTTGAAGGAAAGTAGTTATGAGCCCACCTGCCAAACTTCAATACCCACATACTTTATGGGCTTTAGCACATAAAGGTCAGGATCATCTTCAAACtctgagaaaaaagaaaagaaaagaggattgTGAGTATTTACAAAATGAAATTGGATACTGAAATCTGGTAAAGATATTAGATTGACCATATAGTTTGAGAGACTTCAGACACAACCTTGTTGAAGGGACTAGTTGCATTGAAAAACcattttgcttttcatttaaaaaacattcctACTGCAACCTAGAAGCTAACTCATTTTGCTATGCTCTGTTAGTAGCCCAgaatgaaattttcattttttatacaaCAACAAACTTGCCTAACATCCAGTACCAAGTTTCAGCAATTTGAACATACCGCCTACTCCATTCTTGGTTAAATGCTGATATAAAGGCCAACATGCTCATTTTCCTATTCCTGAACACTTAACTATGCAAAATGGTCCTAAGCATTCTCCCCACAAATAAGCGCTAAAAATAACTACTTTGCCTTACTGGAATGATTCATACCTGGGTTATCGATCCATGGAGTCTTCCATTTTCCTTTATAGTTGGGGTTCTTGATTTTCTGCAGTATCAGGATAACAACTTAATTCAATAATCATTATAATCAGCTTGAGTAATTTATTCAAACTTTTGTTTAGTAGTATGGATGCGCACCTTTCTTTTCCATGGTCCTTTGTAAGCTGGATTTGGTATCTTGGGTGGCCTCCATATTCCATCCTCCTCTTCATCCCAATTATCAGGCTACTCAAAGCAGAAACACAGAGAAAGGCCTGTTATATTATGTCTTCCAGGCTGTGACTGTTAAAATCAACTAATAAACCAAGATAATCTCTTCTTATTTATAACCTAACTATCCAATCGTCAAGTTGAATAAGGGAGAGCAAAATAGAAAGACATCTTCCTAGAACATCGTTGCCATATAAAGGCAAGTTAATCCATGACTAGTCCAATAGTGTGTTTCAAACCCCAACCAGACGAGAAAGGGAAAATTACATAGGAAATTCTAAAATGAGGGCACCAAACAAACCTCTTTAGCCTTAGGATCAGGAATCTCCCGGGGGATAGAATCATATCCCTGCAACATCAAAGCAGATAAAACAAGTGCAAAATGTATCAGGAACATGTATAGATCACTATTTCAACCACATTATTAAACAGATTATTAGGCAATACCTCTGGTTTGACATCATTAGGATCCTCAATATATTCCCTATCATCCCAGTCCGCCGGCTGTAAGATATAAAAGTCAACCATTTTTGGTTTGACCAAAAACACCAAACTATCAACAACAGTATCATCGGCAATTCATAATCTAAGCACCACATTtccctaaaaaaattgaaccaaaaCTCAATCCCAAGTTCCTATCATACCCTCTTTGCTTTGGTATCTTTGATTTTCGGCGGAGGAAGTATATCCCAATCTGTATACATGGTTCCTGATTCCCTCTCTCTATTATCAACCAACACACTGTAAGATGCATCAGGTCTAAGAATAAATGTATAGAAATGAGTCAACTTATCAGTTTCACATTGCAAATCCTTCTTGATTGGATAATTCTGTCCTTGGTAAGACATGATAACATGAAGCTTCTTTGTTTGAGTCCCACATATATCAGGTCCAAACATAAAACTGCAAGGacaaaaacacaacaaacttTAAGCTTAGCCACCATCCAATTCTCAAAcctcaataaaatcaaaagggtCACTTTCTTTACCTATAAGGAGTATCACCACCAAATTTCTTCTGATTAACATAACCAGAAAACAGCTTAATATACCCACCACCACACTCAATATCTTGCTCAAACTTAATAGAATACTGAACTACTAAAGTTCTATTCTTGTTACTAAACTCAGGTGATATCTTTGCAGATATAGCAAAATGCTTTGCATCATTATATGTTTGAATACCTGAAACACGAAATttcctaaaaaatcaaaccccAGATAAGATAAACtcaaaaagataaaatcttTAACATGTGTTCATATACCTTTATCATCTGGATCGCCAGGCCATTTCCCTGCTGTGTACTTAAAAGTACCAGCTTTGCCTTCACTTCTTTTCCAGTCTGATAAAACCCATCTATCTTTCCACCCATCTTGAAAACGTTCTTCAAAGAAGATTTCAGAGAGAATGACAGGGAAGAGGAAGAGACAGTGGATAGTGAAAAGCAAAAATAGTAGCTTTAAGGCTTGAACGACATGTAGTCTTAGCTTCTTCTCCATTTCTGGTAAACCAGTTGGCCAAGTGCCAGTGATGTAGGTGATTGGATCTAATTGCACTATATAGTAAAGGGTGAGAATCTTGTGTTAACACTGATTTTCCATAAATAACCTccctataaatatataaatataaagtttcttttctttttaaagtttagAACACTCTCAAGTGGTGTGAAAGGGGGAGGAATTTGGACATTTTTGATTGGTTGCAATGACTTGGCAAAGTTCCAAGTCATTGCTAGGCAGGCAGGACTTGGAAGACACCTTCAAACTACATGACTTTTGAAAGGACAAGAATGGCAAGAATCATGACTTTGGCTCGTCTGCCGTTCGTCATGGTCCGTGATGTGAAACCAAGACTGACGGCAGAAAATCTCAGGGGCTTGGTTAAGTTGCTGAACACTTGCTAATTGCTTTATAGATTTCTTGGGTCAGCCTGAATGTTCAAACATCCACCAAGACTTGAGAGTGATATTGTTAATCaaggagggaaaaaaagaagatgaagatgacaatttctttaagaaattttgtttctaattattCATTAcactgcaaaatattttttgaatatggTAACTATAACTcagattttattaattctatttaatttcttcttctttttttagcaattttaatcttgatttttacttttaataaaaattaaagtataaacTAGCAAGAGCAGCAAATAAGTACGAAAATAGTATTGATATTGcgataaaacttattttttcaaagtattttgcacttagaaatatatcaaaataatattttattattattacttaaaatttatatacgatcatatcaataaattaaaataattttaaaataaaaaaaattaaccgcaCAATCAAACGATATCGAACTTTAGTTTGGAGTTAGAGAAAACCGTGAACCAAGAAATTATATACAAGAGGTCATGGTGGTGGTTATGTTGCAGTGAAATTCAAGGATCTAACTTGCAAAATAACTTGGGTTATTAGGTTAACCTGTg is part of the Populus trichocarpa isolate Nisqually-1 chromosome 7, P.trichocarpa_v4.1, whole genome shotgun sequence genome and encodes:
- the LOC7491738 gene encoding hydroxyacylglutathione hydrolase 2, mitochondrial isoform X1, whose product is MQMISKASCAMATLPCSRVRSGLCILPGMRQLSLSKGLVYAFTRLLSTPFKTLRGASRTLKVAQFCSVSNMSSSLQIELVPCLKDNYAYLLHDEDTGTVGVVDPSEATPVIDALSRKNWNLTYILNTHHHHDHTGGNQELKARYGAKVIGSGVDKDRIPGIDIVLNDGDKWMFAGHEVQVMDTPGHTRGHISFYFPGSGAIFTGDTLFSLSCGKLFEGTPEQMLSSLKKIVSLPDDTNIYCGHEYTLSNSKFALSIEPNNEALQSYAAHIAHLRSKSLPTIPTKLKVEKACNPFLRTSSTEIRQTLNIPATASDSETLGVIRQAKDNF
- the LOC18100843 gene encoding calreticulin-3, translated to MEKKLRLHVVQALKLLFLLFTIHCLFLFPVILSEIFFEERFQDGWKDRWVLSDWKRSEGKAGTFKYTAGKWPGDPDDKGIQTYNDAKHFAISAKISPEFSNKNRTLVVQYSIKFEQDIECGGGYIKLFSGYVNQKKFGGDTPYSFMFGPDICGTQTKKLHVIMSYQGQNYPIKKDLQCETDKLTHFYTFILRPDASYSVLVDNRERESGTMYTDWDILPPPKIKDTKAKRPADWDDREYIEDPNDVKPEGYDSIPREIPDPKAKEPDNWDEEEDGIWRPPKIPNPAYKGPWKRKKIKNPNYKGKWKTPWIDNPEFEDDPDLYVLKPIKYVGIEVWQVKAGSIFDNILICDDPQYAREIVKDVFQNREIEKDAFEEAEKVRRAREEEEAQRAREEGEKRRKERGYRKPRRRHDPRDYLDDYHDEL
- the LOC7491738 gene encoding hydroxyacylglutathione hydrolase 2, mitochondrial isoform X2, encoding MRQLSLSKGLVYAFTRLLSTPFKTLRGASRTLKVAQFCSVSNMSSSLQIELVPCLKDNYAYLLHDEDTGTVGVVDPSEATPVIDALSRKNWNLTYILNTHHHHDHTGGNQELKARYGAKVIGSGVDKDRIPGIDIVLNDGDKWMFAGHEVQVMDTPGHTRGHISFYFPGSGAIFTGDTLFSLSCGKLFEGTPEQMLSSLKKIVSLPDDTNIYCGHEYTLSNSKFALSIEPNNEALQSYAAHIAHLRSKSLPTIPTKLKVEKACNPFLRTSSTEIRQTLNIPATASDSETLGVIRQAKDNF